A part of Rhodamnia argentea isolate NSW1041297 chromosome 8, ASM2092103v1, whole genome shotgun sequence genomic DNA contains:
- the LOC115732719 gene encoding receptor-like protein kinase FERONIA, whose translation MKNMKPPLLLFISVTVSLAALGVSVTVDNVGAYQPTNDIAVNCGFSSNSTADDNRTWIGDADGSSNYSPIEKTRSSVNASANSPSPAVRSSVPYYTARLSRSEFAYTFHVTAGPKFVRLHFFPSDYLDFRRADSFFSVEAPGYTLLRNFRANLFADYTSSASFSKEFCLTVGDDQILNITFTPTPGGSDNYAFVNGIEVVSMPEKLYYNTVIDLEEGIKLAGQEAPYTFRAGQGGLYPFAATDALEAVKRLNVGGQFIGPASDTGMYRTWDADHDYVTSSYIEVLPVNTTIQLIYSDQVPNYTAPDSVYMTARTMGMNRSINLSSKLTWSVEVDAKFYYLVRLHFCEFQIEGNNPLDRLFEIFINSQLVENRADVISWSGKGMPVYRDYAVYMDGGGGHKKRTNLSVTLEALPIDDTVYSDAILNGLEIFKINNLGGNLAGLNPDLVPYNQPVLPPESKASSSNHGKTAKIAIIASVASSFAVLSLLAFFLYRRRNGAKDSALSDPTSWWGPVSYEMTKSMKTQGSSLPSDLCRHFSLAEIRAATNNFDEVFIIGVGGFGNVYKGYVDGGATQVAIKRLNPRSQQGLHEFMTEIEMLSQLRHLHLVSLIGFCNDAGEMILVYDYMARGTLRDHLYNTDNPPLPWKQRLEICTGAARGLHYLHTGAKHTIIHRDMKTTNILLNEKWVAKVSDFGLSRVGPTSVSKAHVSTVVKGTFGYMDPEYYRRQQLTNKSDVYSFGVVLFEVLCARPAVNRMAQMEQISLANWAQSCCKSGAVDKMVDPHLKGAIAHECLNKFCEIAMSCLQDEGIKRPSMNDVVLGLEFALQLQVSSEKEVITDDVGDSVHDGDDSDDDEAPIGGHRMDRSDELFSASHSGSGKSRGRPAVTPTSSYDVYDESMTSYDSDKLPSGAVFSEIMNPKAR comes from the coding sequence ATGAAGAACATGAAGCCCCCACTTCTATTATTCATCTCCGTCACCGTCTCCCTCGCAGCACTTGGGGTCTCGGTCACCGTCGACAACGTCGGCGCCTACCAGCCGACCAATGACATCGCTGTCAACTGCGGCTTCTCCAGCAACTCCACCGCGGACGACAACCGGACTTGGATCGGAGACGCCGACGGGAGTTCGAACTACTCTCCAATTGAGAAGACTCGCTCCTCTGTCAACGCAAGCGCAAACAGCCCGTCTCCCGCTGTCCGCAGCTCCGTCCCATACTACACCGCTCGCCTCTCTCGCTCCGAGTTCGCCTACACCTTCCACGTCACCGCGGGGCCCAAATTCGTCCGCCTCCACTTCTTCCCTTCCGATTACCTGGActtccgccgcgccgattcTTTCTTCTCGGTCGAGGCCCCCGGCTACACCCTGCTCCGCAACTTCAGGGCTAACCTCTTTGCTGATTACACCAGCTCCGCGAGCTTCTCTAAAGAGTTCTGCTTAACTGTCGGAGACGACCAGATATTGAACATAACGTTCACGCCCACTCCTGGTGGTTCAGACAACTATGCTTTCGTGAATGGAATCGAGGTCGTCTCCATGCCTGAAAAGCTCTACTACAACACGGTCATCGACTTAGAAGAGGGAATCAAGTTGGCAGGTCAGGAGGCGCCATACACCTTCAGGGCAGGTCAGGGGGGGCTATACCCTTTCGCTGCCACCGATGCGCTCGAAGCGGTGAAGCGCTTGAACGTCGGAGGACAGTTTATCGGTCCAGCCAGTGATACGGGAATGTACAGGACCTGGGACGCAGATCACGACTACGTAACTTCTTCGTACATCGAAGTTTTACCAGTTAACACGACTATCCAACTCATTTACAGTGACCAAGTGCCGAATTACACGGCTCCGGACAGCGTGTACATGACGGCGAGGACTATGGGAATGAACAGGAGCATCAATCTGAGCTCCAAGCTCACGTGGTCCGTCGAGGTGGACGCAAAGTTCTACTACTTGGTCCGGTTGCACTTCTGCGAGTTCCAGATAGAGGGAAATAACCCCTTAGATAGGCTTTTCGAGATCTTCATAAATTCGCAACTGGTCGAGAATCGCGCGGATGTCATTAGCTGGAGCGGGAAGGGCATGCCCGTCTATAGAGATTATGCAGTATACATGGACGGCGGCGGTGGCCACAAGAAAAGAACCAACCTCTCCGTCACGCTGGAGGCGCTTCCGATAGATGATACTGTTTATTCTGATGCCATCTTGAATGGCCTCGAGATATTCAAGATCAACAATCTAGGTGGGAATCTCGCTGGATTGAACCCAGATCTAGTCCCATATAATCAGCCGGTGCTTCCGCCGGAGAGCAAAGCGTCGTCGTCGAACCACGGCAAGACAGCGAAGATCGCCATCATTGCCAGCGTAGCTTCGAGCTTCGCCGTGCTCTCTCTCCTGGCTTTCTTCCTTTACCGGCGACGAAACGGAGCCAAGGATTCGGCCTTGAGCGACCCCACCTCATGGTGGGGCCCTGTCTCCTACGAGATGACTAAGTCGATGAAGACCCAGGGGTCGTCCCTGCCGTCGGACCTGTGCCGCCACTTCTCGCTGGCCGAGATAAGAGCCGCCACGAACAACTTCGACGAGGTGTTTATCATTGGCGTGGGCGGGTTCGGCAACGTGTACAAGGGCTACGTCGATGGCGGGGCCACCCAAGTGGCGATCAAGCGCTTGAACCCGCGGTCGCAGCAGGGCCTCCACGAGTTCATGACCGAGATCGAGATGCTCTCGCAGCTCCGGCACCTCCACCTGGTCTCCCTGATCGGGTTCTGCAACGATGCGGGAGAGATGATCCTGGTCTACGACTACATGGCACGCGGGACCCTCCGCGACCATCTCTACAACACAGACAATCCTCCACTGCCCTGGAAGCAGCGGCTCGAGATCTGCACGGGCGCCGCCCGTGGGCTGCACTACCTCCACACCGGTGCTAAGCACACCATCATACACCGCGACATGAAGACCACCAACATCCTGCTCAACGAGAAGTGGGTCGCCAAGGTGTCGGACTTCGGGCTCTCGAGGGTCGGGCCCACGTCTGTGTCCAAAGCCCACGTCAGCACGGTCGTGAAGGGCACCTTCGGGTACATGGACCCGGAGTACTACAGGCGCCAGCAGCTGACTAACAAGTCCGACGTTTACTCCTTCGGGGTGGTGCTGTTTGAGGTGTTGTGCGCGAGGCCGGCGGTGAACCGGATGGCCCAGATGGAGCAGATCAGCCTGGCCAACTGGGCCCAGAGCTGTTGCAAGAGCGGGGCCGTCGACAAGATGGTGGACCCGCACCTGAAGGGGGCGATCGCCCATGAGTGCCTCAATAAATTCTGCGAGATCGCCATGAGCTGCTTGCAGGACGAGGGAATCAAGCGGCCCTCCATGAACGACGTTGTGTTGGGCCTCGAGTTCGCCCTGCAGCTACAGGTGAGCTCGGAGAAGGAGGTGATAACAGATGATGTAGGTGACTCTGTGCATGACGGCGATGACAGCGACGATGACGAGGCTCCGATTGGAGGCCACCGGATGGACCGCAGCGATGAGCTGTTCAGTGCTAGCCATAGTGGAAGTGGGAAGAGCAGAGGAAGGCCCGCCGTGACACCGACTAGCAGTTATGATGTTTATGACGAGAGCATGACTAGTTATGATTCGGACAAGCTGCCGTCTGGGGCTGTCTTCTCGGAGATTATGAATCCCAAAGCTCGTTGA